A single region of the Williamwhitmania taraxaci genome encodes:
- a CDS encoding response regulator transcription factor: MDANSIKILLAEDDENLGMLLREYLNAKGYAADLYSDGEKAWKGFVQNTTYQVCVLDVMMPILDGFSLAKKIRNTHPNIPIIFLTAKSMKEDVLEGFNSGADDYMTKPFSIEELIARLEAIIRRTSSRNQALEGQLFQIGEYNFDPTKQTLTIGESLAKLTAKESELLLYLCSNRNAVVDRSEVLKAIWSDDSYFNARSMDVYITKLRKFLKEDPSIQIINLRGKGFKLIY; encoded by the coding sequence ATGGACGCAAACAGCATAAAGATCTTACTGGCCGAGGACGATGAGAATCTCGGCATGCTTCTTCGGGAATACCTAAATGCAAAAGGCTATGCCGCCGATTTGTACTCTGATGGAGAAAAGGCGTGGAAAGGGTTTGTTCAAAACACCACCTATCAGGTATGCGTTCTCGACGTTATGATGCCTATTCTCGACGGTTTTTCCTTAGCAAAAAAGATTCGGAATACTCATCCGAATATTCCTATCATTTTCCTTACCGCAAAGTCGATGAAGGAGGATGTTCTCGAGGGTTTTAATTCGGGCGCCGACGATTATATGACTAAACCTTTCAGTATTGAAGAACTCATTGCTCGGTTGGAGGCCATAATTCGGAGAACAAGTTCACGAAACCAAGCGTTGGAGGGCCAACTGTTTCAAATTGGGGAGTATAATTTCGATCCTACCAAGCAAACGCTTACCATTGGAGAAAGCCTAGCTAAACTAACAGCAAAGGAATCGGAATTGTTACTTTATCTTTGTTCCAATAGAAATGCGGTGGTGGATCGTAGTGAAGTTCTTAAGGCCATTTGGTCGGACGATAGCTACTTTAATGCACGTAGCATGGATGTTTACATTACAAAACTGCGTAAATTTTTGAAAGAAGATCCTTCAATTCAGATTATTAACTTAAGGGGTAAGGGCTTTAAATTGATTTATTAG
- a CDS encoding DUF1987 domain-containing protein produces MKPILIDPTEETPKVVLDQGTGVFEIIGNSLPEDVLEFYNPIITWLSEYTTNPNPKTSLIFNLEYYNTSSSKMFIRIFEKMRDLHRHGHIVEIQWHFFEDDDDMLEAGEDYADNLKLPFTLIKHQRDT; encoded by the coding sequence ATGAAACCAATATTAATAGATCCAACTGAGGAAACCCCAAAAGTTGTATTAGATCAGGGAACAGGCGTGTTTGAGATAATAGGAAATTCACTTCCTGAGGATGTGCTTGAATTCTACAATCCTATTATTACTTGGTTAAGTGAATATACAACTAACCCAAATCCGAAAACGTCTCTTATTTTCAACCTGGAATACTACAATACATCTTCCTCGAAAATGTTTATCCGCATTTTTGAGAAAATGCGTGATTTGCATAGGCACGGCCATATAGTTGAAATACAATGGCATTTCTTCGAAGACGATGACGATATGCTTGAAGCGGGGGAAGACTATGCTGATAACCTGAAATTACCGTTTACGCTTATAAAGCATCAGAGAGATACCTAA
- a CDS encoding sensor histidine kinase, translating into MNRSHIWILTVIISLTSVALVILQMLWIRNSYQMKEEEFDRLVINTLERIIDEVERQETVSQIYDEATPFISDKESGNMIVAYSRNEVEKTPWSIKLEQRKREVLVFDEADSLFITPNFDLITRNSKKYVTNAKPLVTNNKKKIFNPSSEYGLIPLSKRLTQKTVFVENIVKKLIRVESTIDERISKEQLDSLIHQELQKKGVTTPYEFAVSDSKGGIIYQSSRYLPGNAQQFTDLLFPNDVLSPKYYLNVFFPGRKHFIISSLGIILGATIILTLIIIFAFSATLYIIIHQKRLSEIKNDFVSNMTHELKTPISTISLAAQMLMDDSLPPEKKNYPYISKVVWEESRRLGFQVERVLQMAIFDKGKLKLKTKSVDFHMVAKKVVDNFSLQVANHNGILRRNFDATNPIIIADEVHITNILANLVENALKYSGAKPEILVTTTDHTQGILVSVIDNGIGISKENQKRIFEQFYRVPTGNVHNVKGFGLGLSYVKKMVEIHGGSISVESELGIGTKFTIFLPRESDRVNSEESTSILKKVYKRWTQTA; encoded by the coding sequence GGAGTTTGACCGGTTAGTGATTAATACACTCGAACGAATTATTGATGAAGTAGAGCGGCAAGAAACCGTTTCCCAGATTTACGATGAGGCTACCCCTTTCATTAGCGACAAAGAGAGTGGCAATATGATAGTGGCCTATAGCCGGAATGAGGTGGAAAAAACCCCTTGGAGCATTAAGTTGGAGCAGCGGAAACGCGAAGTTTTGGTGTTTGATGAGGCCGATTCTCTGTTCATCACCCCCAATTTCGACCTAATTACTCGGAATTCAAAAAAGTATGTGACGAATGCAAAACCGTTGGTTACAAACAATAAGAAAAAAATATTTAATCCAAGTTCCGAGTATGGACTTATTCCATTAAGTAAACGATTAACTCAAAAAACTGTTTTTGTAGAAAATATTGTAAAGAAGTTAATCCGAGTAGAGTCCACCATTGATGAACGTATTTCGAAGGAGCAGTTGGACAGCTTAATTCATCAAGAGTTGCAAAAAAAGGGAGTGACAACACCCTACGAGTTTGCAGTTTCCGACAGTAAGGGTGGTATCATTTACCAATCGTCGCGCTATTTGCCTGGTAATGCGCAGCAGTTTACCGATTTGCTTTTTCCAAACGATGTACTGTCACCTAAATATTACCTTAATGTATTTTTCCCTGGTCGCAAACATTTTATAATTAGTTCTCTGGGGATTATTCTGGGTGCTACTATAATTTTGACTCTGATCATTATTTTTGCCTTTAGCGCAACGCTTTACATAATTATTCACCAGAAGCGGCTTTCTGAGATAAAGAATGATTTCGTGAGCAACATGACCCACGAACTTAAAACCCCAATTTCCACTATTTCTCTGGCGGCCCAAATGTTGATGGACGATAGTCTTCCGCCCGAGAAGAAAAACTACCCTTACATATCTAAGGTAGTATGGGAGGAGAGCCGACGGTTGGGATTTCAGGTTGAACGCGTATTGCAAATGGCTATTTTTGATAAAGGGAAGCTGAAACTAAAAACCAAGAGCGTTGATTTTCATATGGTAGCAAAGAAGGTGGTCGATAATTTCTCCCTCCAAGTTGCGAACCATAACGGTATTTTAAGGAGGAACTTCGATGCCACCAATCCCATTATTATTGCCGATGAGGTACACATTACCAATATCCTCGCTAACCTGGTAGAAAATGCCTTGAAGTATTCGGGAGCGAAACCCGAAATCTTGGTAACCACTACCGATCATACTCAAGGAATACTGGTGAGCGTTATTGATAACGGAATTGGCATTAGCAAGGAAAATCAGAAACGCATTTTTGAGCAATTCTATAGAGTTCCTACGGGCAATGTTCATAATGTGAAAGGGTTTGGCCTTGGCCTTAGTTATGTTAAGAAGATGGTAGAGATACATGGCGGGTCCATATCCGTGGAAAGTGAATTGGGGATTGGAACAAAATTTACTATCTTTCTACCTCGTGAAAGCGACAGGGTTAATTCAGAGGAGTCAACATCAATACTAAAAAAAGTATACAAAAGATGGACGCAAACAGCATAA